The sequence GACAACAGCTAATACtgctaacacagacacacaggatgTAGGCAAAATACAGAGACTCGTCTGCGGAAAGCAAGTAATGCGTTAGGAAGATGACATTGGTTGGCCCAAAACAAATTAGAAAGACCAGGAACACAACAACAGCCAAAAACAAAGCTCGTGTTTTCTTGCATGAGTTTTCAATGTTTGACAAGCTAAGCCTCCTAATGATCCCGATATAGGAGACAGTGGTGATGATTAAAGgcaagaaaaagaaaaccaaacaaaaagcagtaaaataataaacataaaatttcTGCTGGTCTTTCAAATCTAGTACGTCATGGCAGGTGGTGATGTCTAATCTGGCTATATATTTTGTCTGCTCGGTCACTAGGAGAGGTACAGTGCTTGCTATGGAAATCACCCAAATTAAAAAACAGACCAGCGAAGATCGACCCAAAGTGCGCCACGAAAGGGAATGCATTGGAAAGACCACGGCCAAAAACCTGTCCACGCTGATACACGTCACGAGTAGGACGGAGCAGTACATGTTACAGTAAAAGGCCGCGGTGACAATACGGCACATTCCAGCTCCAAACATCCAGTTGTTTCCTGAGTAATAATACACTGTTTTGAACGGTAACACACTTGCAAACAATACATCAGCTGCTGCCAGGTTTAGCATGTAGACCACGGCCGGCTTCCTGATCTTCATCTTGACGAGGAAAATGAAGATTGCCATTATATTCAGTGGCAGTGCCATAAGGAATACCAACATGTATACGGATGGAACAAAAATAGTCATCCACCCGCTGGACAGATAATGCTCTGCTTCCTTTGTTACGTTTTTCTGGTCTATATTTTTAGGACTGAGGCTTCGAGAAATGGCAACAGTTCCTGATCCTTCTCCAGATCCAAATAATTCATCAAGTGGGATTTCGTCAAAGTCGCTGTCAACATCAAAACTGTGGAAGCCTTTCATGGTTATATTGTTTGAATGAGCACctggaaaaaaatacagataGATAAATAAGTTAAAACATACTAGAGAAAGAATGactaaataagaataaataacaataaaatcacttt comes from Pelobates fuscus isolate aPelFus1 chromosome 5, aPelFus1.pri, whole genome shotgun sequence and encodes:
- the LOC134612382 gene encoding proteinase-activated receptor 1-like gives rise to the protein MDSRLLRVFSLLTVLSSLHGALCELQGAHSNNITMKGFHSFDVDSDFDEIPLDELFGSGEGSGTVAISRSLSPKNIDQKNVTKEAEHYLSSGWMTIFVPSVYMLVFLMALPLNIMAIFIFLVKMKIRKPAVVYMLNLAAADVLFASVLPFKTVYYYSGNNWMFGAGMCRIVTAAFYCNMYCSVLLVTCISVDRFLAVVFPMHSLSWRTLGRSSLVCFLIWVISIASTVPLLVTEQTKYIARLDITTCHDVLDLKDQQKFYVYYFTAFCLVFFFLPLIITTVSYIGIIRRLSLSNIENSCKKTRALFLAVVVFLVFLICFGPTNVIFLTHYLLSADESLYFAYILCVCVSSISCCLDPLIYYYASSQCQRYVCSLLCCKKLPEPGTSSTGQLMSTAMKNDNGSTSVKNSIYRKLLT